The DNA window CATTTGCGACGGTAGACTTGAACAACTTTCCCTTCCCGGCCTTTGTAAGTCCCACGAACCAGTTGGACCTCGTCGTCCTTGCGCACCGGCATGGACCGGACGTTGTACTTGGACCTCAAATCGGATGAGAGTGGGGCGCTCATCAACACACGGCGGACCGACGAGGGTGCCGTGAAATGGGCCTTGCGGCTCTTGCGGCGAGAGGAGGAGACTCGTGGGTTGTACTTCATTTTTTGCTGTGGGGAAAGGGGCTTGAATCCTCTTCGACTCGGCGACGGCCAACCT is part of the Gossypium hirsutum isolate 1008001.06 chromosome D11, Gossypium_hirsutum_v2.1, whole genome shotgun sequence genome and encodes:
- the LOC107913285 gene encoding 60S ribosomal protein L26-1, which produces MKYNPRVSSSRRKSRKAHFTAPSSVRRVLMSAPLSSDLRSKYNVRSMPVRKDDEVQLVRGTYKGREGKVVQVYRRKWVIHIERITREKVNGSTVNVGINPSKVVITKLRLDKDRKSLLDRKAKGRAAADKDKGTKFSAEDIMQSVD